In one window of Gudongella oleilytica DNA:
- a CDS encoding sensor histidine kinase: protein MSIKRMLLIILLLVALISVGINAVILGSLTDRFFSNYLNEVYDNHIEQIMDYALKVLKEKTITKEQLKADMETHLVDPIFRIRLFDSEGKLLEDVSSDMHMRGMMMDGRLARMRSNGDEVTDQFILEDDGGTWGSIYITRYSAADNSLVARLFKMSLLSNSLRAVMIAMAISASIALLISRLMSKDLKETAILASDIQSGKQVKFERSIVSEITSIRSSLHDLSTKLRLKQKGRKELTDKLIHETRTPLTIIKTHLEGIEDGVIAADQVEIELLKNQVEIITSLIKGLSGMIEADVLQNEMSIEEFELNKLLKQILSGLSTQFSNKGLKIILDSEDKVIMRTDKFKLSQVFYNLLNNAWKYTDAGGHVTISYNRSGDFININIADNGSGIDNDDLKHIFDAYYRGKDQAGSGDGIGLYIVKGNMTLLGGDVTVSSAVGDGTEFVLSLPVTYNNGEAEEV from the coding sequence ATGAGCATAAAGAGAATGCTGCTGATCATACTCCTTTTGGTTGCGCTGATATCAGTAGGCATCAACGCTGTTATTTTGGGCTCTTTGACAGATAGATTCTTCTCAAACTATTTAAACGAGGTCTATGATAATCACATTGAACAAATAATGGACTATGCTCTCAAGGTGCTTAAGGAGAAGACAATTACAAAAGAACAGCTTAAGGCAGATATGGAGACTCACTTGGTCGACCCGATATTCAGGATAAGACTATTTGACTCGGAGGGTAAACTTTTGGAGGATGTCTCTTCTGACATGCATATGCGTGGGATGATGATGGACGGAAGATTGGCAAGAATGAGATCAAACGGGGACGAAGTTACAGACCAGTTTATCCTGGAGGATGACGGCGGAACCTGGGGTTCCATATACATTACAAGATATAGTGCAGCAGACAATTCTCTTGTGGCAAGATTATTTAAGATGTCTTTGCTCTCCAACAGCTTAAGGGCTGTAATGATTGCAATGGCAATCTCAGCGTCTATTGCACTTCTCATTAGCAGGCTTATGAGCAAAGATCTGAAGGAAACTGCCATACTGGCTTCTGACATTCAGTCAGGAAAGCAGGTAAAGTTCGAAAGGTCTATAGTTTCAGAGATCACAAGCATTAGGAGCAGCCTCCATGATCTTAGCACAAAACTGAGATTGAAGCAGAAAGGGAGAAAAGAACTCACTGATAAGCTTATACATGAGACCAGAACACCCTTGACGATCATAAAAACCCACCTTGAAGGTATAGAGGATGGCGTTATTGCAGCCGATCAGGTTGAAATCGAACTTTTGAAAAACCAGGTTGAGATTATAACCTCTCTTATAAAAGGCTTGAGCGGAATGATAGAAGCTGATGTGCTGCAGAATGAAATGAGCATAGAGGAATTTGAGCTGAATAAGCTTCTGAAGCAGATATTAAGTGGATTAAGCACACAGTTTTCAAATAAAGGATTAAAAATCATACTTGATTCTGAAGATAAGGTTATCATGAGAACAGATAAATTTAAGCTTAGTCAGGTATTTTACAATTTACTCAATAATGCCTGGAAATATACTGACGCTGGAGGTCATGTAACAATTTCATACAATAGGTCCGGTGATTTTATCAACATAAATATAGCAGATAACGGATCTGGAATAGACAATGACGATCTTAAGCATATCTTCGATGCCTATTATCGAGGCAAGGATCAAGCTGGATCAGGTGACGGAATTGGCCTTTATATTGTCAAAGGAAATATGACATTACTTGGAGGGGATGTAACTGTAAGCTCAGCAGTAGGTGATGGAACAGAGTTTGTTCTGAGCTTGCCTGTCACTTATAACAATGGGGAAGCAGAGGAGGTATAA
- a CDS encoding PAS domain S-box protein yields MAPKILRYKHILNSLDSILDSLPDIVFFKSPEGVYLKCNKKYLELRGKTKEEVLGKSDCQLYPEEADFYMEMDRRIAETGMPIEFGEWVQYPDGRQIYVHSIKTAQYDNKGNLVGILGIGRDITEQKLMEQKLAERESYLSTILETTKEGFSILEMNGKIVEVNNAFCEMTGYDREELIGMNIRSIDDKFGSEGISDNIRQIIEDGSTMLDTIHRRKDGSIHNVEVSVTLLDRDKRLMVCFTRDITDRKLEMKEKESLSYIDHLTGLFNRRYLEKELRRLDNPSSLPLAVLAIDVNDLKLTNDAFGHQGGDELLREVGDVLRRSCRDEDILGRAGGDEFVIYLPRTSKEAAEKVKERILKETSETRVEPMFLSLSVGIAVKKDNSQQIGDILKEADNSMYYDKVQFARARKQAALEKFLEIIFTKTPYEKLHAERVSELSFALAKETGLSEDRLVGFKDVAYMHDIGKISISENILNKPDKLTLAEWDEIKHHPAIGYRILKGVEGYSFHARVILYHHERWDGTGYPMGAKGDRIPILSRILAIADAYEAMTADRPYRGKMSDEEAVEELKNNSGIQFDPELVEIFIEKVLRGK; encoded by the coding sequence GTGGCACCCAAGATCCTAAGGTATAAGCATATCCTAAACTCATTGGATTCCATTCTGGATTCCTTGCCGGACATAGTTTTCTTTAAAAGTCCTGAGGGAGTATATTTGAAATGCAATAAAAAATATCTGGAGCTTAGGGGAAAAACAAAGGAAGAAGTGTTAGGAAAATCAGATTGTCAGCTTTACCCTGAAGAGGCAGATTTCTATATGGAAATGGATAGAAGAATTGCCGAGACGGGAATGCCCATTGAATTTGGCGAATGGGTCCAGTATCCCGATGGCAGACAGATTTATGTGCATTCCATAAAAACTGCGCAATATGACAATAAGGGAAATCTGGTTGGAATACTCGGCATTGGAAGGGACATTACAGAGCAAAAGCTTATGGAGCAAAAATTAGCTGAAAGAGAGAGTTACCTGTCGACTATATTGGAAACTACAAAGGAAGGCTTCAGCATTCTTGAGATGAATGGGAAAATAGTTGAAGTGAATAATGCCTTCTGTGAAATGACTGGGTACGACAGAGAAGAGCTCATAGGTATGAATATAAGAAGCATAGATGACAAATTTGGAAGCGAAGGTATTTCAGATAATATTCGTCAGATAATTGAGGACGGCTCCACCATGCTAGACACTATCCATAGAAGAAAGGATGGAAGTATCCATAACGTTGAGGTATCCGTTACACTTCTTGACAGAGACAAGAGGCTGATGGTGTGCTTTACCAGAGACATAACTGATAGAAAGCTTGAGATGAAGGAAAAGGAGTCCCTAAGCTATATAGATCATTTGACAGGTTTGTTCAACAGGAGATATCTTGAAAAGGAGCTAAGAAGACTGGATAATCCATCTTCTCTTCCTTTGGCTGTATTGGCGATCGACGTAAACGACCTCAAGCTAACCAATGATGCCTTTGGTCATCAGGGTGGCGATGAACTTCTTAGAGAAGTAGGCGACGTCCTCAGGAGAAGCTGCAGGGATGAAGATATTCTCGGAAGGGCAGGAGGGGATGAGTTTGTTATTTACCTGCCCAGGACCAGCAAAGAGGCCGCTGAAAAGGTCAAGGAGAGAATCCTCAAAGAAACTTCTGAGACCAGGGTAGAGCCCATGTTCCTTTCGCTGTCGGTAGGCATAGCAGTTAAGAAGGATAATTCACAACAGATTGGAGACATCCTTAAAGAAGCCGACAATTCCATGTACTACGACAAGGTACAATTCGCAAGGGCGAGGAAACAGGCAGCTCTGGAAAAATTCCTTGAAATCATATTTACTAAGACCCCATATGAAAAGCTGCATGCTGAAAGAGTTTCTGAACTAAGCTTCGCCCTGGCAAAAGAAACCGGCTTAAGTGAGGACAGGCTGGTGGGCTTCAAGGATGTGGCATATATGCACGATATCGGAAAGATTTCTATTTCTGAAAATATTTTAAATAAACCGGACAAGCTGACACTGGCAGAGTGGGATGAAATCAAGCATCACCCTGCTATTGGCTACAGGATCCTCAAGGGAGTGGAAGGCTATTCCTTCCATGCGAGGGTTATACTTTATCACCATGAGAGGTGGGATGGTACAGGTTACCCTATGGGAGCCAAGGGAGACAGGATCCCCATATTATCCAGGATACTTGCTATAGCTGACGCCTACGAGGCAATGACGGCAGACAGACCATATAGAGGAAAAATGAGCGATGAAGAGGCTGTAGAGGAGCTAAAGAATAATTCAGGGATACAATTCGATCCGGAGCTGGTTGAGATTTTTATAGAGAAGGTTTTGAGAGGAAAATAG
- a CDS encoding SHOCT domain-containing protein — translation MMLVPILLIVLVYLLFSDGRKNIYIKSEDNAESILKERYVNGEIDEETFRKMRSVIKK, via the coding sequence ATGATGCTTGTTCCTATACTGCTAATAGTGCTTGTGTATTTGTTGTTCTCTGATGGCAGGAAGAATATCTACATTAAGAGTGAGGATAATGCAGAAAGCATATTGAAGGAGCGTTACGTAAACGGTGAGATAGATGAAGAGACCTTCAGAAAAATGCGGTCTGTGATCAAGAAATAA
- a CDS encoding DMT family transporter: MTNFGGDMKNKELKASLLLLLTAAIWGFAFVAQRKGMDYIGPFTYTGIRFLLGSLSLLPVIKLFGGRKESGNKGDTSKDIVKAGIIAGTVLFIAATFQQVGLQYTTAGKAGFITSLYIVIVPIMGLFMKQRSNAFIWIGAIVAAFGLYLLSINEDLTIQFGDLLQLIGAFFWAAHIIILGIVAKKLDPLKFSAVQFTVTGTWAIIAAFIFEDIQLGGIMDASIPLLYGGIFSAGIAYTIQAIAQKDAKTSHAAIALSMEAVFAAIGGAIILHERLPLKGYIGAGLMLAGMLISQADNFRKMPETK; this comes from the coding sequence ATGACTAATTTTGGAGGAGACATGAAAAACAAAGAGTTGAAGGCTAGTTTACTTCTGCTGTTGACAGCTGCCATATGGGGATTCGCATTTGTAGCTCAAAGAAAGGGAATGGACTACATAGGACCATTCACGTATACAGGTATCAGGTTTTTATTGGGAAGTCTGTCATTGCTGCCGGTGATAAAGCTTTTTGGTGGAAGAAAGGAATCGGGTAATAAAGGCGATACGTCGAAGGATATTGTTAAGGCAGGTATTATTGCAGGGACCGTTTTGTTTATTGCAGCCACCTTCCAGCAGGTGGGTCTCCAATACACTACAGCGGGTAAGGCAGGCTTTATAACAAGTCTTTATATAGTCATTGTACCAATTATGGGCCTATTTATGAAGCAAAGGAGCAATGCCTTTATTTGGATAGGGGCCATAGTTGCAGCCTTTGGACTGTATCTGTTAAGCATCAACGAAGATCTTACCATTCAATTTGGAGACCTGCTGCAGTTGATAGGAGCATTTTTCTGGGCAGCACATATTATCATCCTTGGCATCGTTGCCAAGAAACTTGACCCGTTAAAATTCTCAGCAGTTCAGTTTACCGTGACTGGCACATGGGCAATTATCGCAGCTTTTATATTTGAGGATATTCAATTGGGAGGGATCATGGATGCGTCGATCCCACTTCTCTATGGAGGCATATTCTCTGCAGGAATTGCTTATACTATTCAGGCGATCGCTCAGAAGGATGCTAAAACATCACATGCTGCTATAGCCTTAAGTATGGAGGCCGTGTTTGCAGCTATTGGCGGAGCAATAATTCTCCATGAAAGGCTGCCTTTGAAAGGATATATAGGTGCAGGCCTTATGCTGGCCGGGATGCTTATTTCACAGGCTGACAATTTTAGAAAAATGCCTGAGACAAAGTAG
- a CDS encoding aromatic acid exporter family protein produces MKKITKYIGMRTLKTAIGAALAIFIAQLLGLDYGVNTAIVVILSLQNTKRKSLNLAGVRIASSVIALSIAWAVFSVIGFNPAAFGFYLLLFIPIVVRFRLNEGLVPSSVLVSHLLASNSVAMASLINEFAQMVIGASIALVLNLYIPGIESHILSDLVRIKQLKFGILGKMGNILCKNEKTGDIRSLLSELSERIKLAIQRVTSEYGDNFNRSMDYYLRYLKMEADHLDTLEYMERQVTILSESDEECGIASEFTVKILEQLKKQSIEKEAADTLKEYLDAYSYRGNAKTREEFRNKAALFEYLTDLYRLLEIKSEFLKSLNYNDRKLFREMHEEIFTSKNDLE; encoded by the coding sequence TTGAAAAAAATTACTAAATACATAGGAATGAGAACTTTAAAAACTGCTATAGGTGCAGCGCTGGCAATTTTCATCGCCCAGCTGCTTGGTCTGGACTATGGTGTAAATACAGCCATAGTCGTCATCCTGAGCCTTCAAAACACTAAAAGAAAGTCTCTTAACCTTGCTGGTGTAAGAATAGCTTCATCAGTTATTGCCTTATCCATAGCCTGGGCTGTTTTTTCGGTAATTGGCTTTAATCCTGCCGCCTTTGGCTTTTACCTCCTGTTATTTATACCAATAGTCGTAAGATTCAGGTTAAATGAAGGCCTGGTTCCAAGCTCGGTTCTAGTAAGTCATCTTCTGGCATCTAATTCAGTTGCCATGGCAAGCCTGATCAACGAATTTGCACAAATGGTAATTGGCGCTTCAATAGCTCTTGTTCTGAATCTTTATATACCTGGTATTGAAAGTCACATTCTCTCTGACCTAGTGAGGATCAAGCAGCTGAAATTCGGCATACTTGGGAAAATGGGAAATATACTTTGTAAAAATGAAAAAACTGGGGATATTCGTTCACTTTTGTCAGAGCTAAGTGAAAGGATAAAGCTTGCAATCCAAAGAGTAACCAGTGAGTATGGGGATAATTTTAATAGAAGCATGGATTATTATCTTAGGTATTTGAAAATGGAAGCTGATCATCTGGACACATTGGAGTACATGGAACGACAAGTCACTATTCTATCGGAAAGTGATGAGGAATGTGGAATTGCATCCGAATTTACAGTAAAAATCTTGGAACAGCTTAAGAAACAGAGCATCGAAAAGGAAGCAGCTGATACGCTGAAGGAATACCTGGATGCCTACTCTTATAGAGGAAATGCAAAAACCAGGGAAGAATTCAGGAACAAGGCGGCTCTATTTGAGTATTTGACCGATCTTTACAGATTGCTTGAAATTAAATCGGAATTTTTAAAAAGTCTGAATTATAATGATAGAAAGCTTTTTAGAGAAATGCACGAAGAAATATTTACTTCCAAGAACGACTTGGAATAA
- a CDS encoding SHOCT domain-containing protein: MMFARGAYGIGRCLSGGFFGPWHMMIGLGLLIAIAAVIILLVRKNKATGNDDDLLAMLKERYVRGEISEEEYINKRNTLTRR, translated from the coding sequence ATGATGTTTGCAAGAGGGGCTTATGGGATTGGAAGGTGCCTGAGCGGAGGTTTCTTCGGTCCTTGGCATATGATGATCGGGTTAGGGCTTTTAATCGCTATTGCAGCTGTTATCATACTGCTGGTAAGAAAAAATAAAGCGACCGGAAACGATGATGATCTGTTGGCTATGCTTAAGGAGAGGTACGTTAGAGGCGAGATCAGCGAGGAAGAGTATATAAACAAGAGAAACACTTTGACCAGGAGGTAA
- a CDS encoding response regulator transcription factor encodes MNRKVLVVEDQREISSIIIKYLENEGYDYQLAEDGLSALDTFSDDFFHLVLLDVMIPGIDGFQVLSEIRKVSNVPVIMLTARELEPDRIKGFDLGADDYVIKPFSPKELMRRIKSLFKRVYNENSSQIIELGDLKLNMGSMTLEKRGQTVELTSVEFRLLKVLVENRGIVLSREQIINLAFGIDYEGIDRNIDSYIRRLRAKLEDDPGKPKYLVTKYGAGYVFGGDQQ; translated from the coding sequence ATGAATCGAAAAGTATTGGTAGTAGAGGACCAAAGAGAGATCAGTAGTATAATAATCAAGTATCTTGAAAACGAGGGCTATGATTATCAGTTGGCTGAGGATGGTTTGTCCGCTCTCGATACTTTTTCTGATGACTTCTTTCACCTTGTTTTATTGGACGTTATGATCCCTGGCATAGATGGCTTCCAGGTGCTCAGCGAGATAAGGAAAGTTTCTAATGTACCTGTGATCATGCTTACTGCCAGAGAACTGGAGCCGGATCGTATAAAGGGCTTTGATCTCGGTGCAGATGATTATGTTATTAAGCCCTTTAGCCCTAAAGAACTGATGAGGCGGATCAAGTCCTTGTTCAAGAGAGTATACAATGAAAACAGTAGTCAGATAATTGAGTTAGGGGACTTGAAATTAAACATGGGGAGTATGACTCTGGAAAAACGAGGACAGACAGTGGAGCTTACCTCAGTTGAATTCAGGCTTTTAAAGGTATTAGTGGAGAACAGAGGGATAGTGCTAAGCAGGGAGCAAATAATCAACTTAGCCTTTGGTATTGATTACGAAGGTATAGATAGAAACATCGACAGTTATATAAGAAGACTCAGGGCAAAACTGGAGGATGACCCTGGAAAGCCTAAGTATTTAGTGACCAAATATGGTGCAGGCTATGTTTTTGGAGGTGATCAGCAATGA